From a single Anaerolineales bacterium genomic region:
- a CDS encoding SLC13 family permease yields MTLDQWIIFGTLLLTLILFITGRWRYDVVALLALLIVTLTGLIPIEQAFIGFSNPAVITVAAVLVLSRGLQNSGIVGIIGDWLSNLKGGITIQLAALTSIVALLSAFMNNVGALALLLPVALQISRSKKIPVSYLLMPLAFASLLGGMTTLIGTPPNIIAASFRESAGSPPFAMFDFTPVGAGVAVAGILFITFIGWRLIPVRKSKSNNDGLFDIENYITEVKIPEKSKLNGKRLYEISDFSKAEVIVIGLIRGSERRMEPSAQTKLLAGDILIVSADAENLQKLVAASGLELVGDKKIQKDELDSDDVTLLEGVVMPNSIMLGGTPRTLNLRGSYGVNLLAISRQGKLLRTRLDSTRFQNGDVLLLQSHVETLKEVVDRLGCLPLAQRDLRLVTPKGQLFIALGIFIAALIVSAIGLIPVQLAFTAAVLLMVVTRIINLREAYESVDWPIIILLGAMIPVGAALETTGGAQLIAELILKASAQLPPVAALIIMLVFTMFLSDLVNNAAAVVLTAPIAIRIAQGMDASIDPFLMAITIGASCAFLTPIGHQSNTLVMGPGGYKFGDYWRMGLLLEVIILLVAIPLILVFWAL; encoded by the coding sequence ATGACCCTCGACCAATGGATTATCTTCGGCACGCTGTTATTAACGCTGATTCTGTTCATCACCGGGCGCTGGCGCTATGACGTGGTTGCCCTGCTGGCATTGCTCATTGTCACACTCACAGGACTGATTCCCATCGAGCAGGCGTTCATCGGGTTCAGCAATCCCGCTGTGATCACGGTGGCGGCGGTGCTTGTCCTCAGCCGCGGATTGCAGAATTCAGGCATCGTTGGCATCATCGGCGATTGGCTTTCGAATCTAAAGGGCGGAATCACCATCCAACTTGCCGCGCTGACAAGCATTGTGGCGCTCCTTTCCGCGTTCATGAACAACGTCGGCGCGCTGGCGTTGTTGTTGCCAGTGGCATTGCAAATCTCCCGCAGTAAAAAAATCCCCGTATCCTATCTGCTGATGCCGCTGGCATTCGCGTCATTGCTGGGCGGCATGACCACGCTGATCGGTACGCCGCCGAACATCATTGCCGCATCTTTTCGCGAGAGCGCAGGTTCGCCGCCCTTCGCCATGTTCGATTTCACTCCTGTAGGCGCGGGTGTGGCAGTTGCAGGGATTCTCTTCATCACATTCATTGGCTGGCGCTTGATCCCCGTCCGCAAGAGCAAATCCAATAATGACGGATTGTTCGATATCGAGAACTACATCACCGAAGTGAAGATTCCCGAAAAATCAAAACTCAACGGCAAACGCTTGTATGAGATCAGTGATTTCTCCAAAGCCGAAGTCATCGTCATCGGTCTCATTCGCGGCAGCGAGCGGCGCATGGAACCGTCCGCGCAGACCAAGCTGCTGGCGGGTGACATCCTCATCGTCAGCGCCGACGCGGAAAACCTCCAAAAGCTGGTGGCGGCTTCAGGCTTGGAATTGGTCGGCGATAAGAAAATCCAAAAAGATGAGCTCGACTCGGACGATGTGACCCTGCTCGAAGGCGTGGTGATGCCGAACTCGATCATGCTCGGCGGCACGCCGCGCACGCTCAATCTGCGCGGCAGTTACGGCGTGAACCTGCTGGCGATCTCGCGCCAGGGAAAACTTCTGCGCACGCGGCTCGACAGCACCCGTTTTCAGAATGGCGATGTGCTGTTGCTGCAAAGCCATGTGGAGACGTTGAAGGAAGTGGTGGACAGACTCGGCTGTCTGCCGCTTGCCCAACGTGACCTGCGCCTCGTCACCCCAAAGGGACAGTTGTTCATTGCATTGGGAATCTTTATCGCCGCCCTGATCGTTTCTGCCATCGGACTCATTCCCGTGCAGTTGGCATTCACCGCCGCCGTACTGCTTATGGTGGTGACGCGCATCATCAACCTGCGCGAAGCCTACGAAAGTGTGGACTGGCCCATCATCATCCTGCTCGGCGCGATGATTCCCGTCGGCGCGGCATTGGAGACGACGGGCGGCGCGCAATTGATCGCGGAGTTGATTTTGAAGGCGTCGGCGCAGTTGCCGCCCGTTGCAGCGTTGATCATCATGCTGGTGTTCACCATGTTCCTTTCGGATCTGGTCAACAATGCAGCAGCGGTCGTTCTAACAGCTCCCATCGCCATCCGTATCGCGCAAGGCATGGATGCGTCCATTGACCCGTTCCTGATGGCGATTACCATCGGCGCGTCATGCGCATTTCTCACGCCCATCGGTCATCAGTCCAACACGCTGGTGATGGGACCCGGCGGCTACAAATTCGGCGATTACTGGCGCATGGGGCTCTTGTTGGAAGTGATCATTTTACTGGTGGCGATTCCCTTGATATTGGTCTTTTGGGCTTTGTAA
- the recA gene encoding recombinase RecA translates to MARKRSAPAEAAQTQNMDNAKQAVLDKAVGDILKRYGDGSIMRLGEAHGMVTEIIPTGSLSLDIALGVGGVPRGRVIEIYGPESSGKTTLCQHIVAEAQKLGGTAAFIDMEHALDPVYAARVGVDIDNLLVSQPDTGEQALEIAETLVRSGAVDVVVVDSVAALVPRSEIEGDMGDATMGVQARLMSQALRKLSGAINQTKTAVIFTNQLRQKIGVMFGNPETTTGGQALKFYASVRLDVRRIQSIKVGEEVIGNRTRVKIVKNKVAPPFRTAEFDIMFNEGISKSGDVLDLATKFEVVTKRGAFFSYGDLRLGQGRENAKDYLRSNPDLMGEIEGVIRQKSMTGEIALPLDMGPEVGDDSGGGDEEA, encoded by the coding sequence ATGGCTAGAAAACGTTCCGCACCCGCAGAAGCCGCACAGACTCAAAATATGGATAACGCCAAGCAGGCAGTTCTGGATAAGGCTGTCGGCGACATTCTCAAACGCTACGGCGACGGCTCGATCATGCGCCTCGGTGAAGCGCATGGCATGGTGACCGAGATCATCCCAACCGGCTCGCTTTCCCTCGATATTGCCCTTGGCGTCGGCGGCGTCCCGCGCGGACGTGTGATCGAGATCTATGGACCTGAATCTTCGGGTAAGACCACCCTTTGTCAGCATATTGTCGCTGAAGCGCAGAAACTGGGCGGTACCGCCGCATTTATTGACATGGAACACGCCCTCGACCCGGTCTATGCCGCGCGCGTCGGTGTGGACATCGACAACCTGCTCGTTTCCCAGCCGGATACGGGCGAACAAGCGCTCGAGATCGCCGAAACCCTTGTCCGCTCCGGTGCCGTGGATGTGGTCGTCGTTGACTCTGTCGCTGCGCTCGTTCCGCGCTCTGAGATCGAGGGCGATATGGGCGATGCCACCATGGGTGTGCAAGCGCGTCTCATGTCTCAGGCTCTCCGCAAACTCTCCGGCGCGATCAACCAGACCAAAACCGCCGTTATCTTCACCAACCAACTGCGCCAGAAGATCGGCGTGATGTTCGGCAACCCTGAAACCACCACAGGCGGGCAAGCGCTGAAGTTCTACGCTTCCGTGCGTCTTGATGTGCGTCGCATCCAATCCATCAAGGTCGGCGAGGAAGTCATCGGCAACCGCACACGTGTCAAGATCGTCAAGAATAAGGTCGCGCCGCCGTTCCGCACCGCTGAGTTCGACATCATGTTCAACGAAGGCATCTCGAAGAGCGGCGATGTCCTGGATCTGGCGACCAAGTTCGAGGTCGTCACGAAGCGCGGCGCGTTCTTCTCCTACGGCGACCTGCGCCTTGGTCAGGGTCGCGAGAACGCAAAAGACTATCTGCGCTCCAATCCCGACCTGATGGGTGAGATCGAAGGCGTCATCAGACAAAAATCCATGACCGGCGAGATCGCCCTGCCGCTCGACATGGGACCCGAGGTCGGTGACGACTCGGGTGGTGGCGACGAAGAGGCATAA
- a CDS encoding M23 family metallopeptidase, producing the protein MNFIRTLVFASLLLSACSASVGDIPPTPVIPSEGMDQPEVPFEAFLTPSPEPFQFSLPLPGAEPITNWRPPLYPVPWAVSPHDHFYFIRPIAADQTNWPNADYRYGGVFFGINVVHTGVDIPSPEGTPIMAAGPGTVVWAGWGLFRETPGDETDPYGLAVAIRHDFGYRDQQLYTIYAHMSEMNVVLGRRINAGDIVGFVGATGATTGPHVHFEVRLSGNSFFYTYNPELWIAPPQGWGVLAGRVMDTRGRLLTSFEVTVQSEENGQTFITRTYGVGGAVNPDPYYNENLVLGDLPAGIYKVSFRFEDRLRQTWVEVFPGQVAYFTFTGERGFSSERPPVPTLDFLPVTPTSQP; encoded by the coding sequence ATGAATTTCATCCGCACCCTCGTTTTCGCCTCGCTCCTTCTTTCCGCCTGTTCCGCTTCGGTAGGTGACATCCCCCCGACGCCGGTGATCCCCTCCGAAGGGATGGACCAGCCTGAGGTCCCGTTTGAAGCGTTTTTGACTCCTTCGCCGGAGCCGTTCCAGTTCAGTCTTCCATTGCCCGGCGCGGAACCGATCACGAACTGGCGTCCGCCTCTTTATCCCGTGCCGTGGGCTGTTTCTCCCCATGATCATTTTTACTTCATCCGCCCCATCGCCGCGGACCAGACCAACTGGCCCAATGCGGACTATCGCTATGGCGGCGTGTTCTTCGGCATCAACGTGGTGCATACCGGCGTGGACATTCCTTCGCCGGAGGGGACGCCCATTATGGCGGCTGGACCCGGTACTGTGGTGTGGGCAGGCTGGGGTTTGTTCCGCGAAACGCCGGGCGATGAAACCGACCCGTACGGGTTGGCGGTTGCCATCCGCCACGATTTTGGCTACAGGGATCAGCAGCTTTATACGATCTATGCTCACATGAGCGAAATGAACGTGGTACTCGGTCGGCGTATAAATGCAGGGGATATAGTCGGCTTTGTCGGCGCGACCGGCGCCACCACCGGACCGCACGTCCATTTTGAAGTTCGGCTTTCCGGAAATTCCTTTTTCTACACCTATAATCCCGAGTTGTGGATCGCTCCGCCACAGGGTTGGGGAGTGCTGGCGGGGCGTGTGATGGATACGCGCGGCAGGCTGCTTACTTCGTTCGAAGTGACCGTGCAATCCGAGGAGAACGGGCAGACGTTCATCACGCGGACATATGGAGTGGGCGGCGCAGTCAACCCCGACCCGTATTACAACGAGAATCTTGTGCTGGGCGATCTGCCCGCCGGTATTTACAAGGTGTCGTTCCGGTTTGAAGACCGCCTCCGTCAGACGTGGGTGGAGGTCTTCCCCGGGCAGGTGGCGTACTTTACCTTTACAGGTGAGCGAGGCTTTAGCAGTGAGCGTCCTCCCGTGCCGACACTGGATTTCCTTCCCGTCACGCCCACTTCCCAGCCTTGA
- a CDS encoding FtsX-like permease family protein, with the protein MSVQTKKILRDLWVNKSRSLLIILAVAIGVAAFGLMFSGRIVLEENLRDVYAATNPAHVIISMSPFDDALLDDLHKMDEIAALQASRMDLARIQSAPDNWLSFEIQTLPDFDSIALNKLTAETGLTAPPVNSILLERSLQNVMDVGDTVTIELLNGDLHTLSVAGFVNDLSRLPSEISLTGVGYITLETAEELGFDTNYNQLAVTFKDAATRADIEKHTTKLIKTIEDDGYLVFRAPIPVPDKYILGDNMTSVLFLLNALGVLTLILSAFLVTSVMSAVMSQQIPQIGILKSLGARIHQTMSIYFRQVLLFGGVALILAIPMGLIGAYFLADGVAAGMNFDVPNFYLPTQTLILQAVSALLAPLLASLFPIIAGSRITIREAISNYNPETTSKAARFGDLPQIVNLSIRNTFRRKGRLALTFAALLLAGSMFIAIIGIRQSMREAVRELQGDINYDVSIDFARPYLTDDIQEAAARSVNVHDAETWAVENARLIFSDEHLSGSIILYGIPQTSSMAQPAIIQGTWLDDSTTRGIFVNDDFMQLSPDLSIGSVINLNINGEEEQWTIVGSTGRGFIPAAFVHYDDLTEVTGMDGFANRLVLRTMQPDPASQSSAQSDVLFRLADADLTVVGSQTTTQLKETTAAQMDILVILLLAMVVLISIVGGLGLAITMSLNVIERTREIGILRSLGAQNGIVRRVVIMEGLVIGLVSWLISIPCSIPLAMFLGDSLGNSLLARPLDYIFSIPAVLTWLGLTIAIAVIASLIPAQTAARLTIRDALVYE; encoded by the coding sequence ATGAGCGTGCAGACAAAAAAAATTCTGCGCGATCTGTGGGTCAATAAATCGCGCAGTCTGCTGATCATCCTTGCCGTTGCCATCGGTGTTGCCGCCTTCGGGCTGATGTTCAGCGGGCGCATCGTGCTCGAAGAAAATCTGCGCGATGTGTACGCTGCGACGAATCCCGCGCATGTGATCATTTCCATGTCGCCGTTTGACGATGCCCTGCTCGATGATCTTCACAAGATGGATGAAATCGCCGCGTTGCAGGCTTCGCGCATGGACCTTGCACGCATCCAATCCGCGCCTGACAACTGGCTCAGTTTCGAGATTCAAACCCTCCCCGATTTTGATTCCATTGCGCTGAACAAATTAACTGCGGAAACCGGCTTGACCGCTCCGCCCGTCAATTCGATCCTGCTCGAACGCTCCCTGCAAAACGTCATGGACGTGGGCGACACTGTCACCATCGAATTGCTCAACGGCGACCTGCACACACTGAGCGTGGCGGGCTTCGTCAATGACCTTTCGCGCCTGCCGTCCGAAATTAGCCTGACGGGCGTCGGCTACATTACACTCGAAACCGCGGAAGAACTCGGATTCGACACAAATTACAACCAACTCGCTGTGACGTTCAAAGACGCCGCCACCCGCGCGGATATCGAAAAACATACCACGAAACTGATAAAAACCATTGAAGATGACGGCTATCTCGTCTTCCGCGCGCCGATTCCCGTGCCAGACAAATACATCCTCGGTGACAACATGACCTCGGTCTTGTTTCTGCTCAATGCCCTCGGCGTCCTGACGCTCATCCTGAGCGCATTTTTAGTGACCAGCGTCATGTCGGCTGTCATGTCACAGCAGATTCCCCAGATCGGCATCCTGAAATCGCTCGGCGCGCGCATCCATCAAACGATGTCCATTTATTTTCGGCAGGTGCTTCTATTCGGCGGCGTTGCCCTGATCCTCGCCATCCCCATGGGACTCATCGGCGCATACTTCCTCGCGGATGGCGTCGCCGCGGGCATGAACTTCGACGTGCCCAATTTCTACCTGCCAACTCAAACCCTGATCCTGCAAGCCGTCAGCGCACTGCTTGCGCCCCTGCTCGCCTCGCTCTTCCCCATCATCGCAGGCTCGCGCATCACCATCCGTGAAGCCATCAGCAACTACAATCCCGAAACCACTTCCAAAGCCGCACGCTTCGGTGATCTGCCGCAGATCGTCAACCTGTCCATCCGCAATACCTTTCGCCGCAAGGGACGCCTCGCGCTGACCTTCGCCGCCCTGCTCCTCGCAGGCTCGATGTTCATCGCTATCATCGGCATCCGCCAATCCATGCGCGAAGCGGTGCGCGAACTGCAAGGCGACATCAACTACGACGTCAGCATTGACTTCGCCCGCCCATATCTCACCGACGACATCCAGGAAGCCGCCGCACGATCCGTCAACGTGCATGATGCCGAAACCTGGGCAGTGGAAAACGCCCGCCTCATCTTCTCCGACGAACATCTCAGCGGAAGCATCATCCTCTACGGCATCCCGCAAACTTCCAGTATGGCACAGCCCGCCATCATTCAAGGCACATGGCTGGACGACAGCACAACACGCGGCATCTTCGTCAACGACGATTTCATGCAACTCTCTCCCGACCTGAGCATCGGCTCGGTCATCAACTTAAATATCAATGGCGAAGAAGAACAATGGACCATCGTTGGCTCCACAGGTCGCGGATTTATCCCCGCCGCTTTCGTCCATTACGATGACCTGACCGAAGTCACAGGCATGGACGGCTTCGCCAACCGCCTCGTGCTCCGCACCATGCAGCCTGATCCTGCTTCCCAATCATCCGCCCAATCTGACGTTTTATTCCGCCTCGCCGACGCCGACCTGACCGTAGTCGGCTCGCAGACCACCACGCAACTAAAAGAGACCACTGCCGCGCAGATGGATATCCTTGTCATCCTCCTGCTGGCGATGGTGGTGTTGATCTCCATCGTCGGCGGGCTGGGACTCGCCATCACCATGAGCCTGAACGTCATCGAACGGACGCGCGAGATCGGCATCCTGCGCTCGCTCGGCGCGCAAAATGGAATCGTCCGCCGTGTGGTGATCATGGAAGGCTTGGTGATCGGACTGGTAAGTTGGCTGATCTCCATCCCCTGTTCGATCCCGCTCGCCATGTTCCTCGGGGATTCCCTCGGCAACTCCCTGCTCGCCCGCCCGTTGGATTACATCTTCTCCATCCCCGCTGTGCTGACCTGGCTCGGGCTGACCATCGCCATCGCGGTCATTGCCAGCCTCATTCCCGCCCAAACCGCCGCGAGATTGACCATCCGCGACGCGTTGGTGTATGAATAA
- a CDS encoding cyclic nucleotide-binding domain-containing protein, protein MTPNSASPLIAIQNLVKTYKMPAGDFTAVKGIDVEVQRGEFVAIIGKSGSGKSTFINMITGIDRPTSGEIVIDGAPVHSFSEAQMAAWRGRNLGIVFQFFQLFPTLTLLENVILPMELNKLYTKKERHERAMHLLDMVEMAEQAHKLPSTISGGQQQRVAIARALANDPPLIVADEPTGNLDSKTAEKIFSLFEGLVASGKTILMVTHDSDLARRVNRTILISDGEIVNEYLVRALATLTQDQLVEVARRVKPQVFPPDTSIIRQGEIGDKFYILLDGKADVYLTDAGGSQILVNQLGKGSYFGEMALLGNGVRTATVKASPDSTVSAVALDNEAFNKLIADSRTLRDELTGIIEKRNIFNQLQAISSFDQESLAAIIKDRRPAEYEAGHDIIKQGDVGETFYLLLDGSVDIVIRNAQNKEIVVNQLGRGAYFGEMALMGDKRRMATVRVSQGASARVIEMTAQEFEDLTRSSEQFKDHVQSSADVRKEQLESESKRKVGK, encoded by the coding sequence ATGACTCCAAATTCCGCCTCCCCACTGATCGCCATACAAAATCTGGTCAAGACCTATAAAATGCCCGCAGGTGACTTCACCGCCGTCAAGGGCATCGATGTGGAAGTTCAGCGCGGTGAGTTCGTTGCCATCATCGGCAAGTCGGGGAGCGGGAAATCCACTTTCATCAACATGATCACAGGCATCGACCGCCCGACTTCGGGCGAGATCGTCATTGATGGTGCGCCCGTCCATTCGTTTAGCGAAGCGCAGATGGCTGCCTGGCGTGGACGCAACCTCGGCATTGTTTTCCAGTTCTTCCAATTGTTCCCTACGCTGACCTTGCTGGAGAACGTCATCCTGCCGATGGAATTGAACAAGTTGTATACAAAAAAGGAAAGGCACGAGCGTGCCATGCACCTGCTGGACATGGTGGAAATGGCGGAACAGGCGCACAAACTTCCCTCCACCATTTCAGGCGGACAACAGCAGCGTGTCGCAATCGCGCGTGCATTGGCAAATGACCCGCCGCTCATTGTCGCGGATGAGCCGACAGGTAATCTCGATTCAAAGACCGCCGAGAAGATATTTTCGTTGTTTGAGGGACTCGTCGCCTCGGGCAAGACCATCTTGATGGTCACCCACGACAGCGACCTTGCCCGCCGAGTCAATCGCACCATTCTTATCTCTGACGGAGAGATCGTCAACGAGTATCTTGTCCGCGCGCTGGCAACGCTCACACAGGATCAATTGGTGGAAGTGGCGCGCCGCGTCAAGCCGCAGGTCTTTCCGCCCGACACGAGCATCATCCGCCAGGGAGAGATCGGCGACAAGTTCTACATCCTGCTGGACGGCAAAGCGGATGTGTATCTCACCGACGCGGGCGGAAGCCAGATACTGGTCAACCAGCTTGGTAAAGGTTCATACTTCGGCGAGATGGCGCTGCTCGGCAACGGCGTGCGGACTGCCACAGTGAAGGCGTCGCCCGATTCCACAGTATCAGCCGTCGCATTGGATAATGAAGCGTTCAACAAACTCATTGCGGATTCCCGCACCCTGCGCGACGAGTTGACAGGCATCATTGAAAAGCGAAACATCTTCAATCAGTTACAGGCGATCTCATCCTTCGATCAGGAATCGCTTGCGGCGATCATCAAGGACCGCAGACCCGCCGAGTACGAAGCGGGGCATGACATTATCAAGCAGGGCGATGTGGGCGAGACGTTCTATCTCCTGCTCGACGGCAGTGTGGACATCGTCATCCGCAACGCGCAAAATAAAGAGATCGTTGTCAATCAACTTGGCAGGGGCGCGTACTTCGGCGAGATGGCATTGATGGGCGACAAGCGCCGCATGGCGACCGTCCGCGTGAGTCAGGGGGCATCCGCCAGAGTCATCGAAATGACCGCGCAGGAATTTGAAGACCTGACCAGATCTTCGGAGCAATTCAAAGATCACGTGCAAAGTTCTGCAGATGTGAGAAAAGAACAACTCGAAAGCGAAAGCAAACGGAAGGTCGGCAAATGA
- a CDS encoding NBR1-Ig-like domain-containing protein has translation MTTFRLFLRSCLILLPILFLVAACASQAAPTPFRPPTSIPPTSSLPTTTPVPSFFTPATPTLTAVPTQTPTPEPCTNGLAFLDDLTVPDGTNFFGGAVIDKQWLVQNSGTCDWDAAYKLKWVSGSTLGAAEEQPLFPARAGTQATLRIRFIAPAAPGSYESSWQAVDPDGNVFGDLIFIKIIVPP, from the coding sequence ATGACTACGTTTCGCCTCTTTCTCCGCTCTTGCCTGATTCTTCTCCCGATCCTTTTCCTTGTCGCGGCATGTGCGTCCCAAGCCGCGCCTACGCCGTTCCGCCCGCCGACATCGATTCCCCCCACTTCATCCCTGCCAACGACGACGCCCGTCCCGTCCTTTTTCACGCCTGCCACACCAACCTTGACCGCCGTGCCAACCCAAACGCCCACTCCCGAACCCTGCACGAACGGACTGGCGTTTCTGGACGATCTCACCGTTCCGGATGGCACGAATTTCTTTGGCGGCGCGGTCATTGACAAGCAATGGCTGGTGCAAAATAGCGGAACCTGCGACTGGGATGCAGCCTACAAATTGAAATGGGTGAGCGGTTCCACCCTCGGCGCGGCGGAGGAACAGCCGCTTTTCCCTGCCCGTGCCGGGACGCAAGCCACACTGCGCATCCGCTTTATTGCTCCCGCCGCCCCCGGCTCGTATGAATCGTCTTGGCAAGCCGTTGACCCCGACGGAAATGTGTTTGGTGATCTGATCTTTATAAAGATCATTGTCCCACCTTAG